From the genome of Tenericutes bacterium MZ-XQ:
ATAAAACGCTTGGCGTTTTATTTTAGAAATCAAAATTCACATCTGCACGCTTAGCAGCTTCTGCTTCAAAGAATGCACGTTTTTCAAAATGTTTCATGTTCGCAATAATGTTTGTTGGGAAGACCACAACTTTTTGATTATAGATGGAAACATTAGAATTGTAAACTCTTCTTGAAGCTTGTAAGTTTTCTTCAACTTCAACAGTTGCATTTTGTAGATTTGTTACACTTTCAGATGCTTTTAAATCTGGATATTGTTCTACAACAACGTTGATTGCTTGAAGTCCTCTTGTCACTTGGTCAGCGAATTCTTGTTTTTGTTCCATCGGTGCTGAATGAGCAGGTTGTCTCATAGCGATGACTTTTTGAAGTGTTTCTGCTTCATGTTTCATGTAACCTTTAGTTGCTTGAAACAATTTAGTTAACATATCAAAACGTTTTGTGAGCGCAATATCAATACTTGACTCTGATTCATCAATCTTGATGAGCATACGTCTAAATGAGTTAACAACTGAGATGTACCATACAAAGAATAAAAATAATACAACACCAACAATAATTAAAATTGTTACACCTGGACTTGGCATTTAAATCTCTCCTTCCTTCATGTTTATTTAAATTTGTTGCTATCTAATCTGAACTCATTAATTATTGCAGGAATGAGTTCAATATCTGACATAAATATACCTAATGTTTCTTCATTGATTGGAGTCTTTAATTTAAACTCTAAATAATTTTTTCGATCATTAACACCTATATGAAGTTCATTGTTCATAAAGCAATATAGAATCGATCCCCGATGAAGTTTTTCTAATTCTAAAAGTTTTTCGATCATAGATGAAGTAATTAAATAAAACCCAAACTCTTGCGACGTTGCAAAAATATCAAACTTTTTATTAAACTCAATACTTTCAGTATCAAATTTAATCAAGTTCTTTCGATTTACATAGCTTCCTCTACCTTCTACAACTTTTAACACTTGATCAAAATGCTTTTGAAATTTATAAATGTACCATCTGCCCTTAAAATAAGTTTCATATGATACATGAACATTACCATTTTTATCTCTATGTTCAACTCTTTGTTTCAAATCAACATCTGAAACCTCGAATCCAACACCTTTATATGAACCTTTGATATAATCTTCACCATAAAATCTATCTGGTCTTTTAATAGTCCCTGTAGCATTGATTCTTGATACAGGTATGGAAGATTTTGGATCATAAATGACATCTTCAAATTCTTCAGCTAGTAGCGCATAAATGAGTTCACGCTTAATAATTTTTCTATACTTAGCTGCTTCAGATGATGCCTTACCAAAAAAGAAAACAGCTACAATCAATACGATGACACCAAAAACAATTAAAATAGCTAATTCAGTGGCTACTCCTAATCCACCTAAAACAATTGCTGGAATTAATGTTAAAACCCCAATCATCATGTTCTTCTTATAATTTTTTTCTATCTCTAATCTTCTTTGTTCTATGCTTTGAAGTTTCTCATTCATTTATAATCACCGCTTCCATTTTATAATAATTTCTTGAATATTTCAATCTTATCTAAACTTTCCCATGAAAAGTCTTCGATGTTTCTTCCGAAATGGCCATATGCTGCGGTTTTTTTGTATATAGGTCTGTTCAGTTTTAAAGTCTTTATGATCCCTTTTGGAGTTAAATCAAAATGATTTAGAACTGCTTCATAGATTTTATCTAAGTCAACTTTCTCCGTGTCAAATGTATTAATCGCAACGCTCACTGGTTCTGATACACCAATCGCATATGCTAGTTGAATTTCACATTCGGTTGCAACACCACTAGCGACAATATTTTTAGCAATATATCTTGCCATGTATGCTGCACTTCTATCCACCTTGGTTGCATCTTTTCCTGAGAAAGCTCCACCACCATGTCTAGCATATCCACCATAAGTATCAACAATGATTTTTCTTCCTGTTAAACCAGCATCCCCGTGGGGTCCACCAATGATAAATCTTCCCGTTGGATTAATCTTATAAATGGTTTTAGATGTATCATAATCTTTTAAAACAGGTTTTATAACATGTTCTAACATGGCTTTATGTAGCTCTTCTTGAGTCCAAAACTCATCATGTTGAGTTGATAATACTACAGTATGAATATAATCGATTTGATGGTTTTTGTCATATGCTACAGTGACTTGAGTTTTTCCATCTGGACGAAGACCTTCAACAATATTTGTTTTTCTAACATAACTTAGTCGTTCTGCAAGTCTATGAGCAAGATATATAGGTAATGGTAAAAATGTGTCTGTGTCACTATTCGCATAGCCAAACATTAAACCTTGATCACCAGCACCTAAAGATTTGTTTTCATTCTTATTAACACCTAAAGCAATATCCGCTGATTGTTCTTTGATTTTTAAATCAATTTCGACAGTATCAACACTATATCCATATGCTTCTTTTGTATATCCAACATCCAAAATAGCTTGTTTTACGATTTGCTTATAATCTACTTTAGCTTTGGTTGTAATCTCACCAAATAACAAACAATAATGTGTAGTTACTGCTGTTTCTATCGCTACTCTTGATTCTGGATCTTGTTCTAAACATGCATCTAAAATAGAATCCGATATATAATCACTCAATTTATCTGGATGCCCTTCTGTTACTGATTCACTGCTAAATAATTTGTACATACATACACTCCTCGTATAATATGTAGTGTAGATTTAGGTTGATACCTTACTACATATCATTATTTATAAGTTTGAAGTCCTAGTGTTATAATTAAATCAAGATGTAACCAGAAGAATCTGCTTCCACTCCTTGCACATCATGGTGCTATTTAAGCGTGCAAACCTGCTTGATTGGCTTATCTGCTAACCGGTTGTTGTTACCCGTTAGATTTCACTCAACTTCTATGTCTAACGGTGGTTTCTTATTGGCGAGGCTGCAGTTGTCTTTCAAGGCTAGGACTTCTCTTATATCTATTTTCCCTTGAAAGAAGGTGTTCTTTTGAATCATACTTTATGTGTTGGTATTGACGTTGCTAAACTGTCCAATCACGTTTATGCACTTAACTTTAATCGTGATAAACTTTTATCTGTCAATATTCCTAATACCCAAGATGGTGCGAACTTAATTGAAACGCATATTTTAAAACTTCTTGATAAACATCATCTCTCTAAAGTCATTGTCATCTTAGAGTCAACTGGTGTTTACTCCGGTCATCTTGCGACCTACTTATCAGCTTCTAAGTTTTTGAGTGTTTTCGATATCAAAGTTTATCTCATCAATCCTAAAATTTCTAAAAATTATAGAAAAAGTTTTGCTGATATGGATAAAACTGATCCTAAAGATGCTTACATCTTAGCTGATATTGCTAGAGTTGGAAGAACCGATGAGTTAACTCCCTTTAAAGGTGGTCAAAGACTTGCTTTAGAAAGACTCACAAGGCATAGACTTCATATTGCTGAAAAACTATCCAATGAGAAGGTTTATGCCCTTAATAACGTGTTTATAAAGTTTTCTAACTTTGAAACTATATTTTCTAATAACTTTGGATCAACTGCTGTTGATCTCTTATTAGATTATAAAACCATTGATGATATTATCGATTCATCTTTAGAAGATTTATCTGACTTTGTTGCTAAATCAAGTAAAAATCGCTTTGATAATTCACTTGATATCGCTGCTAAGATCCAAAAAGCTGCTAGAGATTCTTATCGTCTTGATAAAGTTTCTTATGATCCTATTAATACAGCTCTCGCCTCATCCATAAATGTCATTAAATGTTATGAACATGAAATGAAAGATATTGATAAAGCCATTTTGCGACAAGTCGCTGGGTTTAATCATGATCACTATCAAATCTTAACGTCTATACCTGGTATTGGTAAAGTTTATGCAGCCGGTATCTTAGCTGAGATTGTTGATATTAGTCAGTTTGAATCCAATGATGCACTTGCTAAATATGCAGGTATTACCTGGCGTAAAAATCAATCCGGGAAATTCACCGCTGATGAGACTTACATGACTAAAACTGGAAATAAATATTTGCGCTACTTTTTAATCCAAGCAGCCAACATGGCTAGAATTCATATACCTGAGTATCGTGATTTTTATCATAAGAAATATGATGAAGTCACGACTCATCAACACAAACGTGCACTCGCCTTAACTGCTAGAAAACTTATTCGTCTTATCTATGGTTTGTTGAGTACCAATAGACTTTATAAGTAAAACTTAATTAGATTAATTCTTATAACTTTTACTTTTTTAAGCATGTCTTTAAATGATGCTTTTTATTAACTTTATACTCGTTTTTTATATTTTTAGTGCTTGACATCTTTACCGGTTGCTTCTTTTAAGAAAAACCGCCTTCCATAAGGAAAGCGGTCTTCTTCCTTATTGTTGGGATTTACCCCTTGTGAAAAGCACCTAAATTAAGTAGGTTGCTGCTATGTCAACAGTCACTGGCCTCGATAGCTCTGAATAAGTTTTATTTAATTTTTATTCTATATCATGATACATGAAAGTTTATAAAAAGTCAATGCATATCAATCACTAAAAATTATTATACATTTCTGAAAACTCATCATGAAACTTCAAAAATCTTTCCTTTAAATCATAATCAAAATAATTACCTAATTCACTTTGAAATTGCTTTAAAACAATACTATGTGCCATCGGTCTTTTGTATGATCTATGTGATCTCATGGTGATATATAAATCACTTAATAAAATCACTTGTGATTCTATTTCTGGTTGAATCATAAGCATTTCTTTTAAGAATTTTTCGTTTGCGGTATCTTCAATATGAGCTCTTGCAATATCTTCACATTTTTGTGCTAACTGAATGCGTTTAGCTATTCTTGAACCTAATTCTGTTTGATCTTTTAACATATCATAGGTTTTTTCGTCATATGAACTAATATCATTTAAAAGATGTTTGATTTCTTGATATTGTAAATGGACCATTGCATAGTCATTTAAATTATTGATTTGATCTTGACTCATCCCATAATAATCAGCCAACTTTTGACTCATTTGTTGAACTTGATATGCATGTCTCTTATCCATTAAGGTATAAGATGATGAAAACACAACACTAAATAAATCACCAACAATATGAGAGAAATCCGTTTGAACTTGTCTTCTTTTAATCAACTCTTTTTTTCTTTCTTCTTGCATATATTGTCCCATTGAAACAATTGCATATAAAACAAAATAGAAAAGAATAAAGAGTAAAGTTCTTAGTAATATATCACCAAATTCAGGTAATCTAATAAAATTCGGTAAAAATTCCATAAATGATTGTCCACCGACTAACCCATGAAAATTATATGTCCAAATTAAATGAATCACTGTAAGCAATGCTAATAAACCTTGGAAACTACTACTCAAAAGCTTCTTTTCTTGATATAAAGAAATAACGACGACTGCATAGTACATTAAAATGTATGCTCCGGTTTCAAAATATTCCAGTGTGTATAATCTTGCATATATTAATACTGATGAGAAAAAGATATAAAATGCAGCAACATACATCGCAACACTCTGCTTAGTTTTATCTTCTTGATCTAGATAAATTAATTTTTTTAACAGTTTATTGATGACATAAGTAATTGGAAACGCCATCACAGTAATGACCCAATCAGCAACCTGTGCCTCACTAGAAAACGATAAAACTAATAAAATCAATGTGTACATAATATTTGAAACAAAGACAATATTTTTTATAACGACGTTTCTTCTAAATAAAACAGCGACATCATTTGTAATGTCAACGCCTTGCTCAAAGCCAAAAAACTTAGCAAATATGTCTTTGCCAAGTGTTTTTAAATCCCAAAATTTTCTTTTCTTGTTTTGTTTATGATTCACCTAATCAGTCCTTGTTGTTATAAATCAAAAATGCTAAATCTTTTGACATCTACATTTTCATGTGCTAAATCTTCATTCATGACTTGTGCGACTCTTGTTGATGCTGCTGCAGCAATTGCACCGACGATATCATCTAAGAATGTGTGACATATACCATCTTCTTTACCAGCATCATTTAAACGTTTAACAATACCATGTTTATTAACATCAATATCACCAAAATTGGTTTGTCCAATCGTTCCATACAAACCAGAAACATCTAAGCCAAGTGTTTCATCAACTCCAAATAAACCTAAATCTTCATAAATAATATCTTGAATAGGTCCTTGGAATAAACCTTCTTCAGCTAAACGATCAATTTCAGCTGCTAGTTGCACATGATGAAATACATCTCTTAATGATAAAATCTTTTCAACTGATTCTATACAAATTGCACGGCTAACTTCATCAGAGTACTTTGATTGTTGCATATAAGAGATTTCTGCAATTGCTTCAATCGTTACACCTCTTTTTAACAACATCTTTTTGTTTAAATCAAACATTTCTTGTCTTGTAAAAAGTAGTTTTTTCTTTTCATTTTTCATGATTCTTCTCCTCCATTGAATGTGTCATTCACATCCATGATGTTTTGTCCATTGAGAAAATCTTTAGTTGCCATTATTTTTTTTCCTGGGACTTGAATCTGTTCAATTTCAACCGCTTTATCAAGGGTTTTAACAATGAGTTTCTTCTTAATGTTCAAAATTGTTCCAGGGCTTTTATCTTCATTTCCTATTATATCACTATTTCTTACTTTATAGATTTTGATTTTAACACCATTGATAAATGCATGTGCTCCAGGTTCAGGGGTTAACCCTTTAACACGATTGATAATCTTTTCAGTCGATTGATTAAAAGATAGGAATTCATCACTATAAGTCAATGTTGGAGAAAATGTCACAAGTGCTTCATCTTGTGCTTCTCGATAAATGATGCCTTGACAAATATCTTCTAAAACTTCTTTTAAAAGTCTAGTTCCTAAAGATGACAGTCTTTGAGTTAAACTTAGCGTATCATCCTCGTCATGGATGTTAATTGCTTCTTGTTTGATAATATCGCCGCTATCCATTTTAAATGCCATATACATAATTGTAACACCAGTTTGCTTATCACCATTGAAAAGTGCATATTGAATTGGTGCGCCGCCACGATATTTGGGCAGCAGGGATCCATGGACATTAATTGCTTTTACCTCATCAAGAAGAGCTTTTGGTAATATTTGACCATAAGCAGCAGTAATCACAAAATCTGGTTTAAGATCAACAATTTTTTGATATTCTGTCTTAATATTTTTGGGTTGAAAGACTTCAATACCATGTTTTAAGGCCACTTCTTTTACAAGGGGTGGAGTTAATACTTTTTTTCTACCTATGAATTTATCTGGTTGTGTAACAACCAAACATACATCGTGTTCTTTGATTAACATTTCTAAGACTTCGACTGCAAATAAAGGCGTTCCCATAAATACAATTTTCATTTTTATTCACCTACATCATATCTAAATTTGGATAATACTTCATATATATATTTTGAGACTTTAGATCGTTCATCATGTTTTTAATATCTAAAGCATCTAAAGTTTTATACTTTATGGTAACCACAAATCTAAAACGGTCTTTTATTTTTTTGACGAGTGCTTGAGATGGACCGAGTACTAAAACATCATCTAAAAGATTTAGTTTTTTCTTTAACTGAAAGGCAACTTGATATGTTTTTAAATACTCTCTTCCCTCAATTAAAAATTGAGAAACATGCATGAAAGGTTCATATCGTAATAGTTTTCGTTCATATAAGGCTTCTTTATAAAAAGCATCGTAATCTTTTAAAACACTTTGAATCGCATAATGATCCAGTTGATACCCTTGGATAATCACATCTCCAGGCATATGTCTTCCAGATCTTCCAGAAATTTGTGATAAGAGCATATACGTTTGTTCGCTTGCTGTATAAGAAGGTACTTTTAAAGATAAATCAGCCATTAAAACCCCAACAAGTGTTACTTTAGGGAAATCTAAACCTTTAGCAATCATTTGTGTTCCCAATAAGATATCAGCATCTTCATGAAGAAATGAATGCCAAAGTTTTTCATGTGCTCCTTTAGTTGTTGTCACATTTCTATCCATGCGCATAATTCTGGCAGTAGGGAATGTTTTTTTAAGCTGTTGCTCGACATATTCAATGCCAACACCAACTTCTTTAACCGTAGGTTGATGACATGCTTCACATGTTTTCAAAAAAGGTTTTTCATATCCACAATAATGACATTTAAGTACTTCTTTATCTTTATAGTATGTAAGAGATATATCACAATCAGGACATTTTGGCACATCTCCACAATGTCTACACAATACAAATGGTGCATATCCTTTTCGATTGAATAGAATCATGGTCTGTTCTTTTTTAGATAACCTGTTATGAATTGCTTCTTTTAGTTCATTTGAGAAGATTGAAGTATTTTTCTGTTTGAGTTCAGATTTCATATCTACTAACTTAATACTAGGTTGTTTTAAGTTAAAAGGTCTATGTTTAAGTTCTAAGTAGTGATACATACCATTTTTCGCATGATACATACTTTCAATTGATGGAGTTGCAGATCCTAAAACTAACGGTATATGATGATATTTCGCTCTTAATGACGCGATCTGTCTAGCATCATAAATCACGCCTTCTTTTTGAATGTATGATGGATCATGCTCTTC
Proteins encoded in this window:
- a CDS encoding methionine adenosyltransferase — encoded protein: MYKLFSSESVTEGHPDKLSDYISDSILDACLEQDPESRVAIETAVTTHYCLLFGEITTKAKVDYKQIVKQAILDVGYTKEAYGYSVDTVEIDLKIKEQSADIALGVNKNENKSLGAGDQGLMFGYANSDTDTFLPLPIYLAHRLAERLSYVRKTNIVEGLRPDGKTQVTVAYDKNHQIDYIHTVVLSTQHDEFWTQEELHKAMLEHVIKPVLKDYDTSKTIYKINPTGRFIIGGPHGDAGLTGRKIIVDTYGGYARHGGGAFSGKDATKVDRSAAYMARYIAKNIVASGVATECEIQLAYAIGVSEPVSVAINTFDTEKVDLDKIYEAVLNHFDLTPKGIIKTLKLNRPIYKKTAAYGHFGRNIEDFSWESLDKIEIFKKLL
- a CDS encoding methionyl-tRNA formyltransferase, which produces MKIVFMGTPLFAVEVLEMLIKEHDVCLVVTQPDKFIGRKKVLTPPLVKEVALKHGIEVFQPKNIKTEYQKIVDLKPDFVITAAYGQILPKALLDEVKAINVHGSLLPKYRGGAPIQYALFNGDKQTGVTIMYMAFKMDSGDIIKQEAINIHDEDDTLSLTQRLSSLGTRLLKEVLEDICQGIIYREAQDEALVTFSPTLTYSDEFLSFNQSTEKIINRVKGLTPEPGAHAFINGVKIKIYKVRNSDIIGNEDKSPGTILNIKKKLIVKTLDKAVEIEQIQVPGKKIMATKDFLNGQNIMDVNDTFNGGEES
- a CDS encoding primosomal protein N' — protein: MYAKVIVDIKHEQVNQAFDYHIPDDMINDLEVGMRVIVPFGAQTRMGYVIEMMEDSSEETKDIMHLLDLTPTVNDELFMIINDLLKSTDSLYSEVFECVIPSELGMDYDKEIVIKDKNLVPDSMKIYFNDKGIWHLKKSDYDMLPKLRRLREKQVVDIKNIYAQKSKEKKVVAYLYHENHQYQRVDQYPSLEKDKTYTKKDLETLGFTTGHIQTLKKHDVLRQTTITEKREIKHVFDLKDKIVSLTSEQKIASQSIQDALDSNQTFLLHGVTGSGKTEVYLDVMEKVIINHKKCLILVPEITLVSPMAKRIKSRFNRVAIYHSALSKGERFDQYQMILNNEIDVVIATRSGVFMPMNDLGIIMIDEEHDPSYIQKEGVIYDARQIASLRAKYHHIPLVLGSATPSIESMYHAKNGMYHYLELKHRPFNLKQPSIKLVDMKSELKQKNTSIFSNELKEAIHNRLSKKEQTMILFNRKGYAPFVLCRHCGDVPKCPDCDISLTYYKDKEVLKCHYCGYEKPFLKTCEACHQPTVKEVGVGIEYVEQQLKKTFPTARIMRMDRNVTTTKGAHEKLWHSFLHEDADILLGTQMIAKGLDFPKVTLVGVLMADLSLKVPSYTASEQTYMLLSQISGRSGRHMPGDVIIQGYQLDHYAIQSVLKDYDAFYKEALYERKLLRYEPFMHVSQFLIEGREYLKTYQVAFQLKKKLNLLDDVLVLGPSQALVKKIKDRFRFVVTIKYKTLDALDIKNMMNDLKSQNIYMKYYPNLDMM